In Lycium ferocissimum isolate CSIRO_LF1 chromosome 11, AGI_CSIRO_Lferr_CH_V1, whole genome shotgun sequence, a single genomic region encodes these proteins:
- the LOC132036741 gene encoding stress-induced protein KIN1-like: MDNSQKMSYQVGETKGQAQEKGSQLMEQAGNAAQSAKQTVQEMGQQVKATAQGAADAVKNATGMNK; the protein is encoded by the exons ATGGATAATTCTCAGAAAATGAGCTACCAAGTTGGTGAAACAAAAGGCCAAGCCCAG GAAAAGGGTAGTCAATTGATGGAGCAAGCTGGGAATGCTGCGCAATCTGCCAAACAAACAGTGCAAGAG ATGGGGCAGCAAGTGAAGGCCACAGCACAAGGAGCAGCTGATGCGGTTAAAAATGCCACTGGCATGAACAAATAA